Within Paracoccus jeotgali, the genomic segment CCGGGTCGATCAGGTCGAACAGGTTCTGACCGCCACGCTTGCCGACGACTATGCGGCGCAGCACCTGCAGGTGCCGGTGGGTGCCGCGCTGATGCGGATGATCCGCGTCTTCGTGGATGCCCGCCTCGGCTCATTCTATCTCGCCGAAATCCTCTATTGCGCCGACCGATACGAATATCGCGTCGCCCTGAGGCGCGAGCCGGGGCAGGATTTCATCCTGGATGACATTCAGTCCGGCTAACGAGATCCTTGGACGCGACTTCAGCCGATCCCACCATCTTCGGCGGCTGCCCCCGCCTTCATCATGTCATGCAGCATGTCCAGACGGTTCTCGACCGGCGCCGGATAGGCGGCTCGGCCATGTGTCAGACCCAAGGCGAGAAACGTCTCGATCAGCTTATAGCTGAGCGGCCCCGGATTCACCACCGGCACCGGCAGATGGTCCGCCAGATAGCTTGCCGCCTGGTGCATCGTCGTCGATCCCAGACAGATCACATCGGCGGCGTCCTCTTCGATGCAGCGCATGGCGATGTCGCGCATCTTGGGGAAGACAGCTTCCTCCTTGCCGCCCAACAGGTTCGCGAAATCGGGCGGCGTGTCGATGCTGCGGACCGAGGCACATTGCCTGTCGAAGCCATATTCGCGGATCACCTTGCGATAGCGCGGAAGCGCCAGATCCCACTGCGCGAGGATCGAGAACCGGCTGCCCAACGTCAGGGCGTACAGCATCGAGGCCTTGCCCGCGCCGATCACCGGGATGTCGAGGACCGACCGCAGCGCGTGCATCCCGCCATCCGACATGGTGTCGATACAGACTGCGTCGAACCCGTCCCTCTCGGCCGTGGCCCCGGCCTCGAAAATCGCCAGATCCATCAGCCCCCAGTCGTGCGGAGACATGAAGGACTCGGGTCCGCATGCAACCGGCCGATAGACCAGCTCCCAGCCCTTTGGCAGCGGAACGGCGGCGGATTGCGCTTGGCGGTTCTGCAGCCCCGCCTCGTCCAGCGGGAACGGGACAATGACAAGCACGCGCGTCATGAGCGGTTCTCCAGCCAAGCGGCACCGGCCGCGCCGATGGCGCGGATCATCTCGACCTTGGGCACCAGCGGCGCTGGCCAGGTCGTGGCGGAATGGACAAGATCCAGATCCAGCGCGACCGACGCCATCTGATAGGTCAGCGGACCGGGATTGATGACGGGCACATCGATGCGCTCCGACAGCCATCCATGCGCCTCGTGCATGGTCGTCGACCCGAGAAGCAGCACTTGCGCCCCGTCGTCGTCGACGCACTTCCGGGCGGCCTCGAGCAGAAGCGGAAAGACCTGCTCTTCCTTGCCGGCCAGCAGCGACTTGTTGTCAGGGGTGACGCCGATGCTGCGCATCGAGGCGCATTTGTGCTCCATCCCCAATTCGGCCAGCGTTTTCTGATACAGCATCTTCCACCGGTCCCACATCATCAGGATCGAGAAGCGGTCGCCGAGCATCTGCGCCACCAGCATGGCGTGACGACCGGGCGCGATCACCGGGATACGCAGCATGGACCGCAGCATGGCCATTCCGCTGTCGGACATGGTATCGATGCAGACGGCATCGAACCCGTCGCGTTCGGCGTCCAGCCCCGCGTCGAGTATCGCGATATCGGCTAGCGCCATGTCGTGCTGACTGGAATAGTTCAGCGGCCCCAGCCTAACGGCGCGAAATTGCAGCGTGATGTCCGGCCCCAGCCTGACCTTATCGGCCTGGGCCTGACGGCGAGCCAGTTCGTCGTCGGCCATTGGAAACGGAACGATGACAAGAATATTCTTCATCACGAGGCTCCGGCTTCTGACGCGGTATCGGCTGCGATTCGTGCGGCGCCCTCGCCAGCCCAGCGGCCAAAGACTGTCGCTGGAAGCAGCCCGTTTCCGGCCAGATAGCCGCCGCTGCCGGTGCCAGACAGGCCGCGCGCGGCGCCACCCCCCGCGAACAGGTTGGGCAGCGCGCTGCCGTCCGGTCTCTGGACCCTGGCCTGAGTATCGATGACCAATCCGCCTTGCGTGTGAAACAAGGCGCCGCTGACCCGCACGGCCCGATATGGCGGCTGCAGCACCTCGGCGGGCGAGAAGCGGCGTCCGAACCTGTCGGGCTTGCCGCTGGCGGCGGCCTCGGCAATCAGGTCGAACTCTGCCACCACCGCATCGGCGGGCATACCCGTCACAGCGGCCAGTTCAGCGATGGTGTCGGCTTGCTTGATCGCGCCCAGCTTTCCAACCTCGCGGAAGTCGTGAAAGGCCATGCCCACAGCCTCGGCCCGGCTGTCGAAGACGTCCCAGACCGTGCCGCCGGGTTGGGCGGCAACGCGGGCGCCATGTTCGGAATAGCCCAGCATCTCGTTGGAAAAGCGCTTGCCGGCGCTGTTGAGCAGCACGCCACCCTGGGTGATCACCGCCCAGGTCAGCGGAATGGAGTGTGGATGCGCGACGGACCCATGACCCTGATAGCTGTCCATGTCCGCGACGGCCGCCCCAAGCGCCACCCCCCATTTCACCGCATCCCCGGTGTTCGACAGATGCCCGCAACAGGCCGCATCGGCGATTTCGGGAATGTGGCAACGCACCATCTCGGGGTCGCCGGCGAAGCCGCAGCTTGCAAGCACGACGGCTTTGCAGCCGAGCGTCTCCAAAGCGCCGTCGGGGCGGCGAAAGCGGACGCCGTGAACCCGCCCCTCGGCATCGGCGTAGAGGTCCTGCACCGAGGCCCCGGTCACGACGTCGATGTCGGCGCGGGCGACCGCCGCCAGCAGCATCTGCTGAAGATGGGCGCCGGTCAGCCCCTCGGGCCCGTGCATCCGCAGGGCCGAGTGACCGGGGTAGAGAAAGCTCGTGACCAGATCCAGCGCGACGCCGTGCGAGTCCGCCAGCCAATCGACCAGCGGCCCCGAGGCCCGCGCGACCTGCAGCGCCATCTCGTGCGGCGCGGTCCCGCCGGTTTTTCGACTGATGTCGGCGGCGAAAAGTTCCGGACTGTCGTCGATGCCTGCGGCCCTCTGCTGACGGCTGCCCACCGCCGGGATCAGCCCGGATGAGAGGGATGTCGAGCCGGTCGGCACCGCGTCGCGTTCCAGCACGATAACTTCGGCGCCCGCATCATGGGCCGCAAGCGCGGCGGTCAGTCCGGTCGCCCCGCCGCCGATCACGACAACAGGGATCGTAACCTCGAAGCTGGTGCCCTCGGCAGGCAGAATGGCCATGTCGTCCTCCGTCTTGCGGTCAGTAGGTCGTGCGATGGTCGTCGGGCGTGCCGTAGCGCGCCTCGAGCTCTTGCACCTCGGCCATTCGGGCGGTGTCGAAGAACTGCTTGAAGCTCATCACCTGCGGCGCGATGTCGGCGACCGTCTCGTCCCGCTTCAGGGTTTCCAGCGTGCGCCGCGCCGCCTCACACGCCGACAGCAGCAGCCAGTTGGGATAGATGATCAGCTTGAACCCCAGCGCCTCGATCTCGGTCCGGGTCAGGAACGGCGTCTTGCCCGACGTCGCCATGTTGTAGAGCAGCGGCACCCCGGGAAAGCGCGGTGAGATCAGCGGCAGGTCGGTCGGGCCGGGGCTTTCGATGAACACGACGTCGGCCCCGGCCTCGCGATACATCTCTGCCCGGTCAAAGGCCGCGTCGCGGCCGTCCACGGCCAGCGCATCGGTGCGCGCGATGACGATGAAATCGGGATCGATCCGCGCATCGACAGCGGCCTTGACCTTGGCCACCATGTCGACGGCCGAGATCAGTTGCTTGCCGGCCAGATGCCCGCAACGCTTGGGCAGGACCTGGTCTTCCAGATGCACGGCCGCGACGCCGCCGCGTTCGTAAAGCTGGATCGCCCGGCGCACGTTCAGGGGCCCGCCATAGCCGTTGTCGGCATCGGCGATCAGCGGAACGTCCGACGCATCGGCGATCCGGGTCGCGTTGTCGACCATCTCGGTCATGGTCAGCAGGCCCACATCGGGATAGCCAAGCCGCGTGGCCGAGGTGCCGGCGCCGGTCATGTACATCGCGTCGAAACCGGCCTCGGCCACCAGTCGCGCATACATGGCATCGACGACTCCGGGCGCCATCACGGCGCGGTCGCCGGCCAAAGCTTCGCGCAGACGGCGGGTGCGTGTCTTGGACATCTCATTCCTCCATTTCCGGTCCGGCAGATACCGGACGCGCGTCACAGGCCCAAATAGGCCTGGCGCAGTTTCGGGTCGGCCAGCAGATCGGCCGCCGGTCCTTCCATCGCGATTCGCCCCTGTTCCAGGACATAGGCCCGCTCTGCCACGGTCAGCGATTGCATGACGTTCTGTTCGACCAGCAGCACCGCCACGCCTTCGGCGTTGATGCGGCCGATCAGGGCGAACATCTCTTCCACCAGCAGCGGCGACAGGCCCAGCGACGGCTCGTCCAGGATCAGCAGTTCGGGTTCCGACATCATCCCGCGGCCAATGGCGAGCATCTGCTGCTCGCCCCCCGACAGGGTGCCCGCAACCTGGTCCAGACGTTCGGACAGTCGCGGAAAGATCGCACAGATCCGGTCGAAGTTCTGTCGCTTGCGAGCGCCCGCGCGGCGAAACGCGCCCAGTTCGAGGTTCTCCGCCACCGACAGGTTGGGGAAAATCCGCCGCCCTTCAGGCACCTGCGCGATGCCGAGCGCCACGATCTCGCGCGGGGGCAGCCCGGTCAGGCGCTGGCCCTTCCATCGCACCTCGCCTGCGGTGGGTCGGATAAAGCCGCACACGACGTTGTTCAGTGTCGTCTTGCCGACGCCGTTCGACCCCAGCAGGGCCACGACCTCGCCGGCGCCGATCTGCATGTCGATGCCGCGCAGCACAGTCATCTGGCCGTAGCCGGCGTGAATATCCGCGATCTCAAGCATGGCCGGCCTCCTGCAGGCGGGCGGCGGCGCCGTGGCCCAGATAAGCCTCGATCACGGCGGGGTCCTGGACCAGCTGCGCAGGCGTGCCATGGGCGATCAGCGCGCCGTGGTTCAGGACATAGGCCGTCTCGGCCAGGCTCATCACCGCCTGCATCACGTGTTCGATCATCAGGAAGGTGTGTCCCTCGTCGCGGATCTGGCGGATGATGGCAACGATCTCGGCCACCTCGCTGGGGATCAACCCGGCCATCACCTCGTCCAGCAGCAGCAGTTTCGCACCGGTGGCCAGCGCGCGCGCGATTTCCAGCCGCTTGCGTCCGGCGATGGTCAGCGCCGCTGCGGGGCGGTCCAGCATCGTGCCCATGCCCAGACGCTGACCGATACGGCGCGCGGTCGCCATCGCCTCGCGTCGATCGCGTTCGTGTAGATAGGCGCCGACGGCGATGTTTTCCTGCACGGTCAACCCGGCAAAGGGCTGCACGATCTGGAAGGTCCGCACCATTCCCTGCGCGCAGATCTGGTGCGGCGGCAGCCCGGTCACGTCGCGGTCCTGAAAACGCACCGTGCCGGTATCGGCGCGGGTGAACCCGGCGATGATGGTGAAGCAGGTGGTCT encodes:
- a CDS encoding ABC transporter ATP-binding protein, which gives rise to MLEVRNLVKRFGGLVAVSDVSLDVPEGSIVGLLGPNGAGKTTCFTIIAGFTRADTGTVRFQDRDVTGLPPHQICAQGMVRTFQIVQPFAGLTVQENIAVGAYLHERDRREAMATARRIGQRLGMGTMLDRPAAALTIAGRKRLEIARALATGAKLLLLDEVMAGLIPSEVAEIVAIIRQIRDEGHTFLMIEHVMQAVMSLAETAYVLNHGALIAHGTPAQLVQDPAVIEAYLGHGAAARLQEAGHA
- a CDS encoding ABC transporter ATP-binding protein, coding for MLEIADIHAGYGQMTVLRGIDMQIGAGEVVALLGSNGVGKTTLNNVVCGFIRPTAGEVRWKGQRLTGLPPREIVALGIAQVPEGRRIFPNLSVAENLELGAFRRAGARKRQNFDRICAIFPRLSERLDQVAGTLSGGEQQMLAIGRGMMSEPELLILDEPSLGLSPLLVEEMFALIGRINAEGVAVLLVEQNVMQSLTVAERAYVLEQGRIAMEGPAADLLADPKLRQAYLGL
- a CDS encoding aspartate/glutamate racemase family protein, encoding MTRVLVIVPFPLDEAGLQNRQAQSAAVPLPKGWELVYRPVACGPESFMSPHDWGLMDLAIFEAGATAERDGFDAVCIDTMSDGGMHALRSVLDIPVIGAGKASMLYALTLGSRFSILAQWDLALPRYRKVIREYGFDRQCASVRSIDTPPDFANLLGGKEEAVFPKMRDIAMRCIEEDAADVICLGSTTMHQAASYLADHLPVPVVNPGPLSYKLIETFLALGLTHGRAAYPAPVENRLDMLHDMMKAGAAAEDGGIG
- a CDS encoding FAD-dependent oxidoreductase: MAILPAEGTSFEVTIPVVVIGGGATGLTAALAAHDAGAEVIVLERDAVPTGSTSLSSGLIPAVGSRQQRAAGIDDSPELFAADISRKTGGTAPHEMALQVARASGPLVDWLADSHGVALDLVTSFLYPGHSALRMHGPEGLTGAHLQQMLLAAVARADIDVVTGASVQDLYADAEGRVHGVRFRRPDGALETLGCKAVVLASCGFAGDPEMVRCHIPEIADAACCGHLSNTGDAVKWGVALGAAVADMDSYQGHGSVAHPHSIPLTWAVITQGGVLLNSAGKRFSNEMLGYSEHGARVAAQPGGTVWDVFDSRAEAVGMAFHDFREVGKLGAIKQADTIAELAAVTGMPADAVVAEFDLIAEAAASGKPDRFGRRFSPAEVLQPPYRAVRVSGALFHTQGGLVIDTQARVQRPDGSALPNLFAGGGAARGLSGTGSGGYLAGNGLLPATVFGRWAGEGAARIAADTASEAGAS
- a CDS encoding aspartate/glutamate racemase family protein: MKNILVIVPFPMADDELARRQAQADKVRLGPDITLQFRAVRLGPLNYSSQHDMALADIAILDAGLDAERDGFDAVCIDTMSDSGMAMLRSMLRIPVIAPGRHAMLVAQMLGDRFSILMMWDRWKMLYQKTLAELGMEHKCASMRSIGVTPDNKSLLAGKEEQVFPLLLEAARKCVDDDGAQVLLLGSTTMHEAHGWLSERIDVPVINPGPLTYQMASVALDLDLVHSATTWPAPLVPKVEMIRAIGAAGAAWLENRS
- a CDS encoding isocitrate lyase/PEP mutase family protein — translated: MSKTRTRRLREALAGDRAVMAPGVVDAMYARLVAEAGFDAMYMTGAGTSATRLGYPDVGLLTMTEMVDNATRIADASDVPLIADADNGYGGPLNVRRAIQLYERGGVAAVHLEDQVLPKRCGHLAGKQLISAVDMVAKVKAAVDARIDPDFIVIARTDALAVDGRDAAFDRAEMYREAGADVVFIESPGPTDLPLISPRFPGVPLLYNMATSGKTPFLTRTEIEALGFKLIIYPNWLLLSACEAARRTLETLKRDETVADIAPQVMSFKQFFDTARMAEVQELEARYGTPDDHRTTY